The Streptomyces sp. B3I8 nucleotide sequence TCGACCGGGAGGCACTGGCCGCGCTGATGGCCGACAAGCTGTCCTTCACCGGCGCCGCCGCCGACCAGGTCGCCACCGTCGTCGCCCGGATCGGCGGAATCGTCAAGCAGCACCCGGAGGCCGCGGGCTACACCCCGGGGGCGATCCTCTGACCCGCTTCACCCCCGCGGAGCTGGAGGCCGCCCGCGACCGTCTCGTCCCGGACGTGGTCGCGGACGGCCTCGCCGTTCTCTTCTGCGGCATCAATCCGGGACTGATGACGGCCGCGACCGGCCACCACTTCGCCCGCCCCGGCAACCGCTTCTGGCCGGCACTGCACCTGTCCGGATTCACCCCCCGCCGGCTCCACCCCTCCGAACAGGAAGAACTGCTCTCCTACGGGCTGGGCATCACCAATGTGGTGGCGCGGGCCTCCGCCCGGGCCGACGAGCTGACCGCCGAGGAGTACCGCGAGGGCGGACGGCTGCTGACCCTGAAGGTCGCCCGGCTGCGACCGCGTTGGCTGGCCGTCCTCGGCGTGACCGCCTACCGGACCGCGTTCGACGACCGCACGGCACAGGTGGGCCCCCAGCCCCGGCCCCTCGGTGACACCCGGGTGTGGGTGCTGCCCAATCCGAGCGGGCTGAACGCGCACTGGACACCGACGACGCTCGCGGAGGAGTTCGGCCGGCTGCGCGAGGCCGCGACGCGGGAGTGACGGCCGGGGTCACGGAGGGACGGTCTCCGTGACCACCGCGACCAGTTGGGGCACGTCGCCCGGGTCCCGGCCGGTGACCGCGACCGCGGCCCAGCGGCCGGTGCCCCGCACCTCCCACAGCCAGGCCACACCGGCACGGGCGCTGAGCCAGGCCCACGGCTCGGGTATCTCCTCGCGCGCCGTGCGCAGCAGAACCGTCCGCAGGTTCCACGGGTCGACCTCCCCCCACCGGGCGGCCAGTGCCGCGTACAGGGCGTCCCGGTCCTTCTCCAGCCGTTCCACCGCCACCGCCCACCCCGCGGGGCCATCGACCGGGCCACCCTCGCCCTCCAGCACGGCGACATGGTGCCCCGGCCCCTCGAAGCCGACGTCCGACGGCCCGTACTCCGCCGGAAACGGGCGGTAGCACAGCTCGTCGACGAGGGCGACATGCCGGGCGATGTTCATGCCCCCAGTAAACCCGCCGCCACTGACAGTTGGCGTCCCGTCAGCCCGCCCCGGGTCAGGCGTCCCGGCGGTGCGGGCCGCGTCCGCCGGTCACGGGTGTGCCGGTCTTCGGCCGTGGACCGGTGTCCGGCACTCGCCGGGGCGGGCCGCGCCGAGTACGATCCGCCCCACACGCGCACGAGCTGGGAGGACGGACGTTGGGGCGGCTCACCGGCGGGGACCCCTCGCTGCTGCGAAGGATCAATTCCGCGGTGGTGCTGCACGCGTTGCGTGCCACCGACTGCGCGACCCTCACCGAGATCACCCGGGTGACGGGGCTGTCCCGGCCGACCGTCGAGGGTGTCGTCGAAGGGCTCATCGGGGCCGGGCTGGTGGTGGAGGCGGCGGCCGAGGAGGGTGCCGCGCGCCGGCAGGGGCGGCCGGCCCGGCGTTACCGGTTCCGTGCGGAGGCCGGGCATCTGCTGGGGCTGGACGTCGGGGCACACCGGGTGACGGCGGTCCTCGCCGATCTCGACGGCCGGGAACTGGGCACGCTGTCCAAGGACATCTCCGAGACAGCGCCTGCCGACGAGCGGCTGGAACGGCTGCGCATCACCGTGGCCGAACTGCTGCGCCGGGCGGGCGTGGCCCGCGACTCGCTGCGCGCGGTCGGTGTGGCCAGCCCCGGGATCGTGGAGGCGGACGGAACGGTACGGCTGGGCACGGCGCTGCCCGGGTGGACGGGGCTGAAACTGGGTGACCGGCTCAGCCGCTCCTTCAAGTGCCCGGTGCTGGTGGAGAACGACGCGAACGCGGCCGCGGTGGGCGAGCACTGGAAGGGGGCGGCCGCCGAGTCCGACGACGTGGTGTTCGTGCTGGCGGGGCTGAGCCCCGGGGCCGGTGCGCTGATCGGAGGGCGGCTGCACCGGGGGTTCGGGGGTGCGGCCGGGGAGATCGGGGCGCTGCACCTGCTGGGGCGCGAGGCGACGCCGGAGACGCTGCTGTCGACGACGGGCCGGCCGTTGCATCCGCTGGACGAGCAGGCGGTGGCCGAGGTGTTCGCGCTGGCGCGGGAGGGGGACGCGAGTGCACGGGAGGCGGTGGAGCGGTTCCTGCGGCGGCTGGTGCACGACGTCGCCGCCCTGGCGCTGGCGCTCGACCCCGAGCTGGTCGTGATCGGGGGGTGGGCGGCCGGACTGGACGGCGTACTGGAGCCGTTGCGGCGGGAGTTGGCGCGGTACTGCCTGCGGCCGCCGAAGGTGGCGTTGTCGGAGGTGGGGGAGGCGGTGGTGGCGACGGGGGCGTTGCGGCTGGCTCTCGACCACGTCGAGGAACAACTGTTCGCGGTCGAGGGCACGGTGACGTCCCGTCACTGACCGCGTCGCGGGTACCGGGCGCCTGTCCGGGCCCGGGCACCGCGGACCGGACCCGGGGCCGGCTACCGGCTACCCGGACCCGGCTACCGGTGAGTGCGCCCCCGGCTGCCGGGACCCGCGGCCGGCCGCGGGTGGACACCGCTGCCGCGGGCACCGCCCCGTAGGACCTCGCAGGGCCCTGTAGGACGTCGTAGGACCCCGGAGGGCCTCGCAGGACCTGCGCGGTGCCGCGCGCCGGGGCCGGGGCCCGCGAGGTGTCCGGGAACCGTCAGGACGCGCGGCGTTCCGGCGCGGGGTCGATCTCGACGCCCCCCGCGTCACCGAACGTCAGCCGGCAGGTGTCCGCCCGGTACGTCGCCACGGACACCGCCGCGGTCCGGCCTCCGGCGTAGAAGCGCGTGGTGACGACCAGGACCGGGGCGCCCGGCAGGCGGTCGAGTTCCTTCGCGTCCTCCGCGCTCGCCGAGCCGAGCTCCACCGCGCGGTACTCGCCCTCCAGTTCCAGCCGGTGCAGCTCGCGCAGGACCGCACGCGCCCGGGCCGCGCCCGAGGGGGCGTCGATGCCCGACACGTCGGGGACGGAGGCGGCCGGCACGTAGAGCAGTTCGGCGGCGACGGGCCGGCCGTGGGAGACCCGGGTGCGCCGCACCGTGTGCACGTCCTCGTCACGGCCGGTCTCCAGCAGTTCCGTCACGGCGGGCGGCGCGGGAGCCGCCTGGCAGTCCGTGGCCTGCCAGGCGTCGTCACCCTCGCCCGGCCAGGTCTGTTCCTCGGAGCCGACGGCCACCCCCATGCGCGGCGGCGCGACCGTCGTGCCCACACCGCGGCGGCGCTGCAGCCTCCCCTCCAGTTCGAGCTGTTCCAGCGCCTGGCGCAGGGTCGCCCGGGCGACGCCGTAACGCGCCGCCAGATCACGCTCGTTCGGCAGGATCTCGCCCACCGAGAACTCCGAGTCGAGTGCTTCCGTGAGCACGTTCTTGAGATGCCAGTACTTCGGTTCCGGCACCGTCTCCAGCTGCGTGGTCCCCACCCTGTCCTCCGCATTCGCCGTGGGCCGGCGGCGTTTTGGCGCCCTTGTTTATTAAAGGTTGTTGCACTTCTCTGGACCATAAAACGGTCCCCACCCTTGGTCAAGACCAATCGGGCAACCCGGGAAATTCCCGGAGGCATACGCCCAGCCCGGCACGCCGAACGTCCACGCCGTCCAAGACATGTGCGCCGTCCGCGCCGTCCAGGAAGACGTGTTCGACGCCCTCCCGGTCCCCCCGACCCCCCGACCCGCCCCGCGGGTTCGGGTCACGACCCCGGGCGGCACGCGCCCATCCCACCGCGCCGCCACCCAGCGTGTCCAGGCGACCTCGGACGAGTGACCGGACATCGCCGGTGGCTGCGCACGGTTCGCGCCATCCGGGGGCTACCCGCCGGTAGCCGTTCTGACAAGCTGTCCGTCAGAGGTCCGCCACCCTCACCACAGCGCCGCAGACCGCAGCAGACCGCAGCAGACCGCCGCAGACCGCCGCAGACCGCCGCAGACAAGGAGCAGCAGCATGGCTGCGGTGTCCTTCGACGTCCCCTCCCCGCGCGGTCCGCGCACTCTCATCCCTCTCCTGCACGCGCGTGGGCACCGGCGAGCCGCTCCTGCTGCTGCACGGCATCGGGCACCACCGGCAGGCCTGCGACCCGGTCATCGACATCCTGGCCACCGAACGGGACGTGATCGCCGTCGACCTGCCCGGCTTCGGCGCGTCCGAGGCGCTCCCCGACGGGGTGCGCCACGACCTGCCGGCCATGAGCACCGCGCTCGGCACACTCTGCGACACCCTCGGTACCGACCGGCCCCACGTCGCCGGGAACCCCCTGGGCGGTCTGCTCGCCCTGGAGCCGGGGCGCGAGAAGCGCGTACGGTCCGTCACCGCGCTGTCCCCCGCCGGCTTCTGGACGCCGGTCGAACGGCGGTACGCCTTCGGGATCCTGACCGCGATGCGCCGGGCGGCGCGGGGACTGCCGCTGCCGGTGGTGGAGCGGTTGTCGCGTTCGGCGGCCGGTCGCGCGGTGCTCACCAGCAGCATCTACGCCCGCCCCGGCCGCCGTTCACCCGAGGCGGTCGTCGCCGAGACGCTCGCCCTGGCCCGCGCCGAGGTGCACGAGCTGTGCCCCGGGCGGAGGTGCGTGGGGCCGTGGTCCCGCGCCTCCGAAAGGGTGGCGTCGCCCCGTTGTTCATCCGGCGTTCGCGCGGACGCTGCGGGGCGCCGGTAGGTGTGGCTGTGCCCATCGGCCGAGAGCCGGAGCCACCCCGGGAGGACCCGCCATGTCACAACCGCCGTCACCGGCCCGTCGCAGCGTGCTGCGCGGCGCGCTCGCCGCGTCCGCCGCCGTCACCGTGCCCACCGCGCTCGGCGTGGCACCGGCCTTCGCCAGGTCGGGGCGCCCGGCGTCCTCCTGGGGCGTGCAGGCCGGGGACGTCACCGCGCACTCCGGGCTGATCTGGGCCCGTTCGGACCGCCCGGCGCGGATGATCGTCGAGACCGCCGCCACCGAGTCCTTCCGCGATCCGCGCAGATGGCACGGTCCGCTGATCGGACCCGGCACCGACCTCACCGGCACCACCCGGCTGCACGGACTGCCCGCCGGCGAGCAGATCCACTACCGGGTGCTGCTCGCCGACCCGGACGATCCCCGCCGTACCGGTGAGCCGGTGACCGGGACCTTCCGCACCACCCCGGCGGGCCGCCGCCGCGGAGTGCGGTTCCTCTGGTCGGGCGACCTCGCCGGACAGGGCTGGGGCATCAACCCGGACCTGGGGGGTTACCGCATCTACGACGCGATGGCCAGACTGGACCCGGACTTCTTCCTGTGCAGCGGCGACAGCATCTACGCCGACGGCCCGATCTCCGCCACCGCCGCCCTCCCCGACGGCTCCGTCTGGCGGAACGTCACCACGGAGGAGAAGTCGAAGGTCGCGGAGACGCTGGCCGAGTACCGGGGCAACTTCCGCTACAACCTGCTCGACGACAACCTGCGCCGGTTCAACGCCCAGGTGCCGTCGATCGTCCAGTGGGACGATCACGAGGTGCGCAACAACTGGTACCCGGGCGAGGTGATCGCCGACTCGGTGACCGCGTACCGGGAGAAGCACCTCGACGTGCTCGCCGCCCGCGCCCGCCGCGCGTTCAGCGAGTACTTCCCGATCTCCACGCTCCCGCCGGGCGACCCGAACGGCCGGGTGTACCGGGTGATGCGGCACGGCCCGCTGCTCGACGTGTTCGTCCTCGACATGCGCACGTACCGCGACGCCAACTCCCCCGGCACCCAGGCCACCGACCCGGTGGGCATCCTGGGGGCCGAACAACTGGCCTGGCTCAAGCGGGAGCTGGCCCGGTCGCGGGCGGTGTGGAAGGTGATCGCCGCGGACATGCCGCTCGGCCTGGTCGTCCCGGACACCACCGAGGGGCGGCCGAACTTCGAGGCGGTGGCGCAGGGCGACCCCGGCCGGCCGCTCGGACGGGAGCTGCAGATCGCGGAGCTGCTGCGGTACGTCAAGCACCGCCGGATCACCGGCACGGTGTGGCTGACGGCGGACGTGCACCACACCTCGGCGCAGCACTACCAGCCTTCCCGGGCGGCGTTCACCGACTTCGAGCCGTTCTGGGAGTTCGTCTCGGGGCCGCTCAACGCGGGGGCCTTCCCGGCGAGCGCACTGGACGGCACGTTCGGCCCCGAGCGGGTGTTCGTGAAGGCGCCCACCGCGTCGAACGTGTCGCCGGCGGAGGGCTACCAGTTCTTCGGCGAGGTCGACATCGACGGTGGCAGCGGGGAGTTGACGGTCCGGCTGCGCGAGCAGGACGGCGCGGTGCTGTTCACCCAGGTGCTGCAACCCGGACGGGTGGGACAGTGACGCCTCCGCGCCCGCACCAGTTCCCGCACCCGCTCCCGGGGGTGCGACGGCTCGCGTAATCTCGGTTCCTCACGTCGCGCGCCGGAGTCATCCCCCGGTGCGCGACGTTCGTTTCCGGTCGCCGAGTGCGCGGTGATGCGGGCGGATCGACCGCTTTACCGCACAGTCACAGAGCGTTCGTGGCCGGGCAACACGTTTCCTCCACAGTGGTTCCATGACACCGAACTCGTCGCATCTGCCGAAGACCACCCGCACACGGGACGGGCGCCCCGTCCACCACTGGCGGCGGGATCTCGTCGAACTGGCGGCACTGTTCACGGCGGTCGCCGTGGCCGACGCCGTCGCGAACACCGTCGGGCACGGGCCGGACGGGCCGATGCTGCTCGTCTGCTCCGCCGCGGGCCTGGTCGCCACGGCCGTCTTCCACGTGTGGTGGGCACGCCGGCACGGTCACGCCCCGCCCCGTACCGACAGCGGCGCCCGGCCCGCCGACATCGCCGGCAGTGTGGAACGGGCCGGACCGTCGGGGTCCGACGCGGTCGCCGAGGCCGTCGGGGCGGCCACGCTGTGGCGGATGCGGACGACGGTACGGGACGAGCCGGGCACCCTCGCGGCGCTGTGCGCCGCGCTGGCCGCCCACCGCGTCGACGTACTGAGCCTGCAGACGCACCCGCTGGCCGAGAGCGTCGTCGACGAGTTCCTGCTGCGGGGCCCCGCCGGGCTGACCACCACCGAGATCACCCGGTCCGTGGCGGGGGCCGGCGGCACCGGCACCTGGATCGAGCGGGCCGACGCCCACGATCTGGTGGACGCCCCCACCAGGGTGCTCTCCCTGGCCACCCGTACGGCCCTGGACGCGGCGGAACTCCCGCTGGCGCTGCGGCAGTTGCTGGGCCGCTGCACCATCCGCTCACTGCCCGCCGAGGCCCCCGGGCGGACCGGACACACCGGACGGACCACTCCGGTCGAGGGCGCCCTGGAGGAGACCGTCATGCGGCTGCGGGCGCCCGAGGGCGGTGTGATCACGGTGGAGCGGCCGTTCCTCCCGTTCACGCCGACCGAGTTCGCACGGGCCCGTGCCCTGGTCGAACTCGACGCACGGCTCGGCCCGCGGGTACCGGACGGACAGGACGTGCTCACCCTGCCCGGGGGTAACGCGATCACCGTGCGCCGGGCCGACGGGGCCGATCTCGCGGCGGCCCGGGCGATGCACGAGCGCTGCTCGGCGCACACCCTGCGCATGCGGTACCACGGTCCGGTGGGCGACGCCGACCGCTACCTCGACCACCTGCTCAGCCCCCGGTTCGGGCGCACACTGGCGGCGCGGACGGCGTCGGGGCGGATCGTGGGGCTCGGCCATCTGCTGTGGGACGGCGACGAGACGGAGGTCGCGCTGCTCGTCGAGGATGCCTGGCAGCGGCGGGGCGTCGGTGCTCAACTCCTCGGCCGGCTGGTGGCGATGGCGGTGGAGGCGGGCTGCGAGAACGTGTACGCGGTCACCCAGGCGTCCAACACCGGGATGGTCGCCGCGATGCGGGGACTCGGCCTGCCCCTCGACTACCAGATCGAGGAGGGCACCCTCGTGGTCACCGCCCGTCTGGGGACGGCACCGGCCCTCGCCCACGACGCCTCCGGGGCCCATGACACCACCGGGGCGCACGGCGACGGGGCCGCACGGAACTGACCCGGCCGGTGCGACCCGGGGCCGCACCACTGTCACCGCGAGGTGTCGCGGCCGACCGCGATCCGCCCCTCCCGCTCCCCCGCCGTCGCCGCGCGGCCCAGCGCCCCGTCAAGGTCGGCCCACAGGTCCTCGACGTCCTCCAGACCGACCGACAGCCGCAGCAGCCGGTCGGTGACGCCGGCGTCCCGGCGGTCCCCCGCGTCGACGATGCGGTGGCTGATCGACGCCGGGTGCTGGATCAGGGTGTCCACGCTGCCCAGGCTCACCGCGGGGGTGATCAGCCGGACCCCGGCGATCACCTCGTGCGGGTCGCCGTGCGTCTCGAAGGCGATCATGGCACCGCCGATCCGCGGGTAGCGGACCCGGGCCACGCGCGGGTCGGCGGCGAGCCGGCGGGCCAGTTCCGCGGCGGTGGCGGAGGCCGCCCGCACCCGTACCGGGAGCGTGGCGAGACCCCGCAGCAGCAGATAACCGGCCAGGGGATGCAGGACGCCTCCGGTGGCGAACCGGATCTGCCGCAGCCGCCGGGCGGACTCCTCGTCGCAGGCGACCACCCCGCCCATCACGTCGCCGTGCCCGCCGAGGTACTTGGTCGCGCTGTGCAGCACCAGCCGCGCCCCCTGCCCGGCGGGCCGCTGGAGCACGGGCGTGGCGAAGGTGTTGTCGACGAGCAGCGGCACCGAACCGCACGCGTGGGCGACGGCCCGCAGGTCGGCCTCGGCGAGCGTCGGGTTGGCCGGGGTCTCGATCATCACCAGCCCGGTGCCGGGGCGCAGCGCGTCCGCGATGCCGGCCGGGTCGGTCCAGGTCACCTCGGAGCCGAGCAGCCCGGCGGTGAGCAGGTGGTCGCTGCAGCCGTACAGCGGCCGTACGGCGACGACGTGCCGCAGCCCGGCCGCGCCGCGGGCCAGCAGGACGGCGCTGAGCGCGGCCATCCCGGTGGCGAACGCGACGGCGCTGTCGGTCCCCTCCAGCCGGGCGAGCGCCTGCTCGAACCGGGCGACGGTGGGGTTGCCGAGCCGCCCGTACACCGGTGGCCCCTCCGGCTCCGCGCCCTCGGCGGCGAAGGCGTCGATGCGGTCCGCCTCGCCCCTGCTGTCGGCGCTGGGGTAGGTGGTGGACAGGTCGATCGGCGGGGCGTGCAGCCCCAGGGCGGCGAGATCCTCCCGCCCGGCGTGCACCGCCTCGGTGTCCGGGGACCGGACGGGGGAGGGGCCGTCGTACGTGTCACGGGTGTCGGAGTCCATGCACGGCAGACTGAACACCGACCGGGGTTCCGGCGGCCGGGCCCGTGCTACGTTCGCCGCATGTCCGCATCCGTCGTACTGGATCCGGTGGACCTCCATCTGCTGCGCCTGCTGCAGAACGACGCCCGGGCCACCTACCGGGACCTCGCCGCCCAGGTCGGGGTGGCGCCGTCGACCTGTCTGGACCGGGTGAACCGGCTCCGCCGCTCGGGGGTGATCGTCGGTCATCGGCTGCGGCTGGACGCCGCCAAGCTGGGGCGCGGGCTGCAGGCACTGCTGTCCGTCCAGGTCAGGCCGCACCGACGGGAGCTGGTGGGGCCGTTCGTGGAGCGGATCCGGGCCCTGCCGGAGGCGCTGACGGTCTTTCACCTCACCGGGCCCGACGACTACCTCGTGCATGTCGCCGTCGCGGACATGGCCGATCTGCAGCGGCTGGTCCTGGACGAGTTCACGGCGCGCCGTGAGGTGGCCCGGGTGGAGACCCGGCTGATCTTCCAGCAGTGGGAGTGCGGGCCGCTCCTGCCGCCGGGGCCGGAAGAACACCGGGGTACCTCCGCACGGGAGTGAGATCCGGCGGTGCGGCAGGTACCGGCCGGGGGCGCTGCTGACGCGGGCGGCCCTTCCGTACGAGGATGGGCCGCATGTCTGACACCAACAGCCAGCTGCCCCGTCAGGTCGCCGACGCCTACGTCGACGCCCTCGTCGCACTCGATCCCCTCACCGGCACCTACCTCGGCGTGAAGGAGAGTTCGGGCAGACTCCCCGACTTCTCCCCCGCGGGGCAGGAGGCCGTCGCACGGCTGGCGCGGGAGACCCTCGCGAAGCTCGACGAGGCGGAGCGCCTGCCGGGCGCGGACAGTGACATCGAGCGTCGGTGCGCGCGTCTGCTGCGCGAGCGGCTCACGGCCGAACTCGCCGTGCACGAGGCCGACGAGGGCCTGCGCGCGGTCAGCAACATCCACTCCCCCGTCCACGCACTGCGCGACGTCTTCCCGTTGACGCCGACCGCGACCGAGGAGGACTGGGCGGCGGTCGCCGAGCGGCTGCGCACGGTCCCGGCCGCGTTCGCCGGCTACCGCGAGTCCCTCGCGCTCGGCCTGGAGCGCAAGCTGTACGGCGGCCCGCGCCCGACCGCGACCTTCGTCGGACAGCTCACCGAGTGGGCGGACACCGGTGCGGGGCGCGGCTGGTTCGAGGACTTCGCGGCCGCGCGGCCCGAGTCTCTGCCCGCGTCGCTGCGCGAGGAGCTGGACACGGCGGCGCGCGGGGCGACCGCGGCCGTCGGCACGCTGCGCGACTGGATGCGGGACGTGTACGCGCCCACCGTCGAGGGCGCTCCCGACACGGTGGGCCGGGAGCGGTACGCGCGCTGGGTGCGCTACTTCAACGGCACCGACCTGGATCTGGACGAGGCGTACGCGTACGGCTGGTCGGAGTTCCACCGGCTGCTCGGCGAGATGCGGCAGGAGGCCGAGAAGGTCCTGCCCGGTGCCGAGACCCCCTGGGTGGCGCTGGCCCACCTGGACGCGCACGGCACGCACATCGAGGGCGTGGAGGAGGTGCGGGTCTGGCTGCAGGGTCTGATGGACGAGGCGATCGAGGCGCTGGACGGCACCCACTTCGAACTGGCCGAGCGGGTGCGCCGGGTGGAGTCCCGCATCGCCCCGGCCGGGAGCGCGGCGGCCCCTTACTACACCGCGCCGTCCGCCGACTTCTCCCGGCCCGGGCGGACGTGGCTGCCGACGATGGGGCAGACCCGGTTCCCCGTCTACGACCTGGTCTCCACCTGGTACCACGAGGGGGTGCCGGGCCATCACCTCCAGCTCGCCCAGTGGGCGCACGTCGCCGAGGACCTCTCGCGCTACCAGGCGACCATCGGCGGGGTGAGCGCCAACATGGAGGGGTGGGCGCTGTACGCGGAGCGGCTGATGGACGAGCTGGGGTTCCTCACCGACGCCGAGCGGCGGCTGGGGTACCTGGACGCGCAGATGATGCGGGCGGCGCGGGTCATCGTCGACATCGGCATGCACCTGGAGCTGGACATCCCGGCGGACTCGCCGTTCCACCCGGGTGAGCGGTGGACGCCGGAGCTGGCACAGGAGTTCTTCGGCGCGCACAGCAGCCGGCCGGCGGATTTCGTGGAGAGCGAGCTGACGCGGTACCTGTCGATGCCGGGGCAGGCGATCGGGTACAAGCTGGGCGAGCGGGCGTGGCTGCTGGGGCGGGAGGCGGCGCGGAAGCGGCGCGGGGACGCCTTCGATGCGAAGGCGTGGCACATGGCCGCGTTGTCCCAGGGGGCGCTGGGGCTCGACGATCTGGTGGACGAGTTGTCGCGGTTGTGAGGGGTGGGGGCGGCGCCGGGAGTTGTTTCGCCCCCGCCGCCCCGTCCCCGGGGCTCCGCCTCCCGGACCCCCGAAACGATGCGCAGTCCCCCGCGCCCCTACAGGCCGCGGTGCCGCACCCTCGACCCCGTGCGGTCCTTCAGCACCTCCAGTTGGGCGTGCACCCGGCGGCGGAGGTCGGGGACGTGGCTGACGATGCCTACGCTGCGGTCGCGTTCACGCAGGGAGTCGAGGACGTCGAGGACCTCGTCCAGGGTCTGGTCGTCGAGGCTGCCGAAGCCCTCGTCGATGAAGAGGGTGTCCAGGCGCACTCCCCCGGCCTCGTCGGTGACGACGTCGGCGAGGCCGAGGGCCAGGGCGAGGGAGGCGAAGAACGTCTCGCCGCCCGAGAGAGTGGCGGTGTCGCGCTCGCGTCCGGTCCACGCGTCGACCACGTGCAGTCCGAGGCCGCTGCGGCCCCGCCCGGAGCGATCGTCGGAGTGGACCAGGGTGTAGCGCCCGGACGACATCCGCCCCAGCCGTACGGTCGCGGCGGCCGCCACCTGTTCGAGGCGGGCGGCGAGCACGTAGGACTCCAGCCGCATCTTGCGTTCGTTGTCGGCGGAGGTGCCGGCGGTGAGCGCGGCGAGGCGGGCCACCCGGTCGTAGGTGTCGCGCAGCGGGGCGAGCC carries:
- the mug gene encoding G/U mismatch-specific DNA glycosylase → MTRFTPAELEAARDRLVPDVVADGLAVLFCGINPGLMTAATGHHFARPGNRFWPALHLSGFTPRRLHPSEQEELLSYGLGITNVVARASARADELTAEEYREGGRLLTLKVARLRPRWLAVLGVTAYRTAFDDRTAQVGPQPRPLGDTRVWVLPNPSGLNAHWTPTTLAEEFGRLREAATRE
- a CDS encoding ROK family protein — translated: MGRLTGGDPSLLRRINSAVVLHALRATDCATLTEITRVTGLSRPTVEGVVEGLIGAGLVVEAAAEEGAARRQGRPARRYRFRAEAGHLLGLDVGAHRVTAVLADLDGRELGTLSKDISETAPADERLERLRITVAELLRRAGVARDSLRAVGVASPGIVEADGTVRLGTALPGWTGLKLGDRLSRSFKCPVLVENDANAAAVGEHWKGAAAESDDVVFVLAGLSPGAGALIGGRLHRGFGGAAGEIGALHLLGREATPETLLSTTGRPLHPLDEQAVAEVFALAREGDASAREAVERFLRRLVHDVAALALALDPELVVIGGWAAGLDGVLEPLRRELARYCLRPPKVALSEVGEAVVATGALRLALDHVEEQLFAVEGTVTSRH
- a CDS encoding GntR family transcriptional regulator, with the protein product MGTTQLETVPEPKYWHLKNVLTEALDSEFSVGEILPNERDLAARYGVARATLRQALEQLELEGRLQRRRGVGTTVAPPRMGVAVGSEEQTWPGEGDDAWQATDCQAAPAPPAVTELLETGRDEDVHTVRRTRVSHGRPVAAELLYVPAASVPDVSGIDAPSGAARARAVLRELHRLELEGEYRAVELGSASAEDAKELDRLPGAPVLVVTTRFYAGGRTAAVSVATYRADTCRLTFGDAGGVEIDPAPERRAS
- a CDS encoding alkaline phosphatase, which codes for MSQPPSPARRSVLRGALAASAAVTVPTALGVAPAFARSGRPASSWGVQAGDVTAHSGLIWARSDRPARMIVETAATESFRDPRRWHGPLIGPGTDLTGTTRLHGLPAGEQIHYRVLLADPDDPRRTGEPVTGTFRTTPAGRRRGVRFLWSGDLAGQGWGINPDLGGYRIYDAMARLDPDFFLCSGDSIYADGPISATAALPDGSVWRNVTTEEKSKVAETLAEYRGNFRYNLLDDNLRRFNAQVPSIVQWDDHEVRNNWYPGEVIADSVTAYREKHLDVLAARARRAFSEYFPISTLPPGDPNGRVYRVMRHGPLLDVFVLDMRTYRDANSPGTQATDPVGILGAEQLAWLKRELARSRAVWKVIAADMPLGLVVPDTTEGRPNFEAVAQGDPGRPLGRELQIAELLRYVKHRRITGTVWLTADVHHTSAQHYQPSRAAFTDFEPFWEFVSGPLNAGAFPASALDGTFGPERVFVKAPTASNVSPAEGYQFFGEVDIDGGSGELTVRLREQDGAVLFTQVLQPGRVGQ
- a CDS encoding GNAT family N-acetyltransferase, giving the protein MTPNSSHLPKTTRTRDGRPVHHWRRDLVELAALFTAVAVADAVANTVGHGPDGPMLLVCSAAGLVATAVFHVWWARRHGHAPPRTDSGARPADIAGSVERAGPSGSDAVAEAVGAATLWRMRTTVRDEPGTLAALCAALAAHRVDVLSLQTHPLAESVVDEFLLRGPAGLTTTEITRSVAGAGGTGTWIERADAHDLVDAPTRVLSLATRTALDAAELPLALRQLLGRCTIRSLPAEAPGRTGHTGRTTPVEGALEETVMRLRAPEGGVITVERPFLPFTPTEFARARALVELDARLGPRVPDGQDVLTLPGGNAITVRRADGADLAAARAMHERCSAHTLRMRYHGPVGDADRYLDHLLSPRFGRTLAARTASGRIVGLGHLLWDGDETEVALLVEDAWQRRGVGAQLLGRLVAMAVEAGCENVYAVTQASNTGMVAAMRGLGLPLDYQIEEGTLVVTARLGTAPALAHDASGAHDTTGAHGDGAARN
- a CDS encoding PLP-dependent aspartate aminotransferase family protein, which encodes MDSDTRDTYDGPSPVRSPDTEAVHAGREDLAALGLHAPPIDLSTTYPSADSRGEADRIDAFAAEGAEPEGPPVYGRLGNPTVARFEQALARLEGTDSAVAFATGMAALSAVLLARGAAGLRHVVAVRPLYGCSDHLLTAGLLGSEVTWTDPAGIADALRPGTGLVMIETPANPTLAEADLRAVAHACGSVPLLVDNTFATPVLQRPAGQGARLVLHSATKYLGGHGDVMGGVVACDEESARRLRQIRFATGGVLHPLAGYLLLRGLATLPVRVRAASATAAELARRLAADPRVARVRYPRIGGAMIAFETHGDPHEVIAGVRLITPAVSLGSVDTLIQHPASISHRIVDAGDRRDAGVTDRLLRLSVGLEDVEDLWADLDGALGRAATAGEREGRIAVGRDTSR
- a CDS encoding Lrp/AsnC family transcriptional regulator, with translation MSASVVLDPVDLHLLRLLQNDARATYRDLAAQVGVAPSTCLDRVNRLRRSGVIVGHRLRLDAAKLGRGLQALLSVQVRPHRRELVGPFVERIRALPEALTVFHLTGPDDYLVHVAVADMADLQRLVLDEFTARREVARVETRLIFQQWECGPLLPPGPEEHRGTSARE
- a CDS encoding DUF885 domain-containing protein; amino-acid sequence: MSDTNSQLPRQVADAYVDALVALDPLTGTYLGVKESSGRLPDFSPAGQEAVARLARETLAKLDEAERLPGADSDIERRCARLLRERLTAELAVHEADEGLRAVSNIHSPVHALRDVFPLTPTATEEDWAAVAERLRTVPAAFAGYRESLALGLERKLYGGPRPTATFVGQLTEWADTGAGRGWFEDFAAARPESLPASLREELDTAARGATAAVGTLRDWMRDVYAPTVEGAPDTVGRERYARWVRYFNGTDLDLDEAYAYGWSEFHRLLGEMRQEAEKVLPGAETPWVALAHLDAHGTHIEGVEEVRVWLQGLMDEAIEALDGTHFELAERVRRVESRIAPAGSAAAPYYTAPSADFSRPGRTWLPTMGQTRFPVYDLVSTWYHEGVPGHHLQLAQWAHVAEDLSRYQATIGGVSANMEGWALYAERLMDELGFLTDAERRLGYLDAQMMRAARVIVDIGMHLELDIPADSPFHPGERWTPELAQEFFGAHSSRPADFVESELTRYLSMPGQAIGYKLGERAWLLGREAARKRRGDAFDAKAWHMAALSQGALGLDDLVDELSRL